GCGGGCACGGATGGTTGTCATCTGTGTCGACGGGGGCCTGCCCTCTCTGATCCGACAGCATGATTTCTTCAATCTCGCCCAGCGGCTCCCTTCGCTCGCCGGCACCGCCGTCCAAGAGCTGCGGAGCATCTACCCCTCGTCCACCGCGCCCTCGCACGCCTCCTTCCTCACCGGGGCCTACCCCCGTGACCACGGGATCGTGGGCAACCGCTTCTGGGAAACGGAGGCGCCAGAAGAGATCCGGCGCCGTGCGGACGACCCGCTGGCCGCCTTCCACCCCTACGAGAAGAGCTCACTCACCGCCCCGGATCTGCTGGACTGGCTGGCGGAACAAGGGGCCTCGATGGCCGCGGTGCACTTCCCGCACACTTTCTCCCGTTCCGCCGAGCTGTCGATCCCGAGCTGCTACTGCCTGTACGCACCCGCCCGGGAGGCGGTCGTCACCCTGGAGTACGAGGGGTCCGCGGAGGCACGGGCCCGGGTGGAGCTGTCCTACTTCGGACACCCCCTGGCTCTGCGGGTGCGGGTCGGCGGGGAGGGTGTCACTGTCCTCGCCGGAGACGACGGGGAGCCCACTGTGCTGCGGGGCAGTGAGCCCGTCCGGCTGGATGTACGCATGCCCTGGGGGTCCCTGTCGGCCGCTGTCTCCGTCCGGCACCTGGACCGGCGAGAGATAGGGCTGAGTCTCGGGACCGCCGTGATCACCCTGGGATTCGGCGGGCTGGACCCGGCACGCTATCGGGGAGGCACCGGGCCCGCCTCTCTCTCTGTCGAGTACAGCGCCAACCCCGATCACGACTTCCATGAGTCGCCCCGCGCCGAATGGGTGGAACGGGCCGCCCTCGACATCCTCGCCGATCACGACCCCGATGTGCTGTTCGTCCGCTTCAACCAGGCCGACCACGCCCAGGAGTTTCTCTACTGGCATGCGGTACGGAGCAACCCGGAAGCGCGGGAGACCGCGTGGAAGCAGATACTCGATGTCTACACCCGTATCGACGCCTGTGTGGGCCGGCTGGCCGAGGCCGTGGGCGACCGGGCGGAGTTCGTCCTCTTCTCCGACCACGGCATCGACTGGGTCGAGTCCCATCTGCGGCCCAACCGTCTCCTCCAGGAGCTGGGACTCGCCGACCGCATGGTCTTCCAGGGTGACAGCAACTGCGCCTATCTCTATACGGCCGAGCCCCTGACCACGGCCGAGGAGCGGACACTGCGTGAAGGTCTCCGCCGATTCCATCCGTCCGTCGCTGTCCTCACGACCGAGGACCAGACCCGGTTGAACCTGCCCGTCGGCAGCCCTCGCGTCGGCCGACTGACGGTGACCTGCGGTCGCCACACCGAGTTCCAGTACGGCCCGGGAAAGCTCCAGGAGGAAGTGACATCGGCGTCACACGGCTATCTCCCCGGTGACCCCGCCATGAACGGCTTCTACCGGGCCTTCGGTACGGTCGCCGCCCATCGACCGCCTCCCTCGGTGATCACCGGTGCGGCAACCGTGATCCGTGACGTCTGGCGTCGGCTGACAGTACCGGGAGCGTCGACGTGAGTGCCGACCAGCGATACGCCTACGAGGTGGAGGATCTGCACAAACGGTACGGCGACTCAACGGAACCGGCCAACGCGGGCCTGTCGTTCCGCATCGAGGAGGGGGAGTTCTTCGGTCTTCTGGGCAGCAACGGGGCCGGAAAGACCACACTCATCAAGCAGATGATCGGTCTGGTGCGGCCCGACCGCGGTTCAATACGGCTCTTCGGCCACGATGTCTTCGCCCACTCCCGGTACACCACAACCCATGTGGGCTACATGCCGCAGACGGCCTTCGCCCTGAACAGTCTGACCGTCAGGGAAGCCGTCTACTTCAGTGCCCATCTGCGGGGCATGTCCATCAGGGCCGCCAAAAGGGAACGGGACACCCTGCTGGAGGCTCTCGGTCTGACGGCACTGGCACGCAAGGTCGTCCGACAGCTCTCGGGCGGCGAGCGCCGACTGCTCCAGCTCGCGGTGACCCTCACCGGCGCACCACCGGTCCTGATCCTGGACGAACCCACCAATGAACTCGACCCCTCCCGCCGCCGCCAGGTGTGGGACCTGCTCCGGGACCTCCATCAGCGCGATGGGCGCACCGTCATTCTGATCACCCACAACGCGATCGAGGCGGAACAGGTCATCGAGCGGGTCGGGATCATGCGCGAGGGCGAACTGGTGGCCCTGGGTGCTCCCGCCGAGCTGAAGTCGTCCCTGCGCTCCCGGGTCCGGCTGACCATCACGCTCGGCGAAGGCGATGTCCTCCCGGACTACCTGCGGATTCAGTCCGAACACCGAGGGCGTGTGGTGGCACTGGTCGACTCCGCCGACCTTCCCCGCCTGACCAAGGACGTGGATCTCACCCGCTTTCCCGAGTTCACGATCCATACGGCGACCTTGGAAGATGTCTATGTCACCTACGCGTGAAGGGATTTCCGGCCTGAGCTTCCCCCGTCAGGTCTGGAACCTCTTTCGAATCCAGTTGACCAACTGGCGTTGGTCATGGCCGCAAATGGTGCTCACCGGCATGCTCGCCCCCATGGTCAGTCTCGCGGCCCTGGGCCTCTTCGCCCGGGAATCCGGTCCGGAGGCAAGTGAGTTCGTGCTGACCGGAAGCGTCACCATGGCCATTCTGTTCGAGACACAGAACAAGATTGCCAGCAATTTCGCCTTCATGCGCAGCACCGGAGCCTTTGAGTACTACGCCTCGATGCCGGTACGGCGGGAGGCCCTCATCCTGGCCACCCTGGGGGCCTTCTCACTGCTCTCGCTGCCCGCGGTCGCGGTGACCCTGCTGCTGGGCTCGGCCTTGCTCGACGTCCCTCTCGGCTTCTCGCCCTTCGCCCCGTTCTGTCTGCTCCTGGCCCTGCTGCCGTCGGCCGGACTCGGAGCACTGATCGGCAGTCGCTGCACCACCATAGAGCAGGCATCCTCACTGAGCCTCGCCACGACACTGCTCATGATGACGCTCGGCCCGGTGGCCGTCCCTCCCGATCTGCTGCCCGACATCCTGGTCACGATCGGGCATGCCAACCCCGCGGTGTACGCGTCGAGCACGCTACGCCAGTCGATCACCTCACCCAGCGGTCTCGATGTGCTGCCCAGCCTGGGGGCCCTCTGCGTCTTCGCCCTCGCCGCCTGGCTGCTGACCACCCTGGGCATGCACTGGCGTGCCCGGTACTCCCGGGTCTCCTGACCCCGAGCAACTCCCGACACGAGAGGAACGCAGCAATGACCGAGAAAGAGTTCATCGACGTTCTGGCACCTCTGATGGAGGAAATCATCGGGACGACGATCAACGAGACCCAGCTCGACATCACTTTCGGCGATCTGGATGTGGACTCCCTGAACCAGATAGAGATCATCACTCGGATCGAGGATGCCTTCGACTGCGAGATAGACGACAGCACCCTGCGGACCATTCGCACTCCACGCGGCGTCATGGAATACATCGCCGGCGTCAGCGCCACTCGGTGAGCACCTCGCACTCACTCTGGCGGTCAGGGAACGTACGGTGGCTCGGCTGGTGGACGGCGGCGCACCTCGGTGCACTGATGCTGATCGTCGGACTCGCCCAGGACAAGGAATTGACCAGGTCGCTCTGCGCGTGGGGGAGCGACACCTCGCGCTCCGGAGCCGTCGACTTCATCACCTCCTGGGGCAATCCCTTGCCGGTGACTCTGCTCGCGGTGGTATCGGCCTGTGTCGCGCTCCTCCGCCGAGAGGTCATGGCCGCGACCACGCTGCTGGCGGTGCCCTATGCCGCTGCTCTGAGCTGTAGCCTCCTCAAGGAGTTGGTGGAGCGGCAACGGCCGGGGCTCGCCTGCTCCGCCGCGGCCGAGGGGTTCAGCTTCCCGAGCGGGCACGCCGTGAGCACAACCACCGGATTCATCCTCGTCGCCCTGTTCCTGAGCCGGTTCCTCCGCGCTCCCGCCGCACACCTGGTTCTGGTACTCGCCGTTGTCTGCTCCGAGCTGGTCGCTCTGAGCCGGGTTCTGCTCGGCGTGCACTACTCCGTCGATGTACTGGCAGGGCAGCTCCTGGGCGGCCTCTGGCTGCTCCTCGGCATCGTCCTGCTGGGGCAGCGGCGAAAACTCCGGACGCCGGAGAAACTCAGGGCCGACAAGAGCCGGTCTGCTGCCTGAGCAGCGGCCACAGGCCGACGGTGTCCCGGTGCCGCAGGAAACCCACTCCGGCGGCACCGGGAGCATCCTCCTGTCAGCGGCGGTCTTCGGCCTCCGGCCGACCCGCGTTGGGCAGCACCGGGAGCCTCATGACCGTGTCGGCACCCTCATGGACCCTCAGCGGGACCGTGTACCTGGCTGCCAGCACATCCTCCAGCCGGGGCCGGTACAGCGGGTGGAGAGTCCGCAGCGCGGTGTCCACGTCGACCCAGCGGGCGTCGCTCGACTCCTCGGTCTCCCCCGGAGTCCCGGAGATCGCGGTGGCGACGAAGAGGCCGGCCAGGACCCGCCGACTCGGGTGCTGGTAGAGGCCGACCAGGCCGTGCACCTCCACCGTGACGCCCGTCTCCTCCAACGCTTCGCGTACCGCAGCCTCAGGGAACCGCTCCCCCGGGTCGACGAACCCCCCGGGAAGCTCCCATCTCGGGGGATCTCTGCGGCAGGCGATCAGAACCTCGCCCACCTCATTGAAGGCGACACAGGTCGCCCCCAGCAGATACGGCTCCAGCGGGTGGTCCTCAGCGGGCGCCGTTCCCTTCCTCCTCACCAGGACACTCCTTCCTGAAGGGGCTTCCGGTACACCAGCAGATACCTCCAGAGAAGGAGACGCCTGATCGTGCTGTCGGGCAGGAGTCCCCGGGCACTTCTCGATATCTCGGGCAGCGTCATGAGCGGCCGGGTGGTCACAGAGGGGCGGCTGATGTCCTGCTTCCAGCCGAAGGACTCCCGTATCCACGTCACCGCCCGGCAGAGCGCGTTGGCGGGTACGGCCGCGAGGCTGAGCAGCCGGTCCGAGAAGGTGCTTTCCCGGTAGCAGCCAAGGATCACCAGCACACCGCCGGGGCTCAATGCCTCCCGGAGCTTCTCCACGGTGCCGAAGGGAACGTGGTGGATGCTCGCCAGGCAAGCGATGTAGTCATAGGTGCCGGGAGACAGGGCCGTATCGGTGATGTCCGCCTGCTGCCAGCGGATCTGCCGGGCATGCGCCGACCTCAAGGAAAGAGACCGCGCCGTCTCGATGGCCGCCTCCGCCGGATCGAGGGCATCGACCTCGACTCCCCGACCGGCCAGCTCCCGGGCGAAACTCCCCGTACCGCAGCCGACATCGAGCGCTCTGCGACAGTTCTCGGGGATCCGGCGGAGTAAGAGCCGGTGATAGTGGTCATTGTGATCGAAGGGCACCTCGGCATCATGGCACGGGCCCGGATGCCCCGGACCGCGCCGTCAGGCGACGTTCACCCGCTGTCCCGGAGGCGCGGCCTCCAGCCAGGCGAGAAAGCCGGTGAGCGCGTCCTCGCTCATCGCCAGCTCCAGCCGGACCCCCTGGTGCAGACAGCCCAGCACCACGGCGTCGGAGAGGAGCGCCAGCTCCTCCTCGCCCTCGGGGGTACGCCGGCCGATGACCTCGATCGCCGAACGCTCCAGCACCCGGCGCGGCCGGGGGGCGTACGAGAAGACCCGGAACCACATGATCCGGTCACCGCTGTAGCGGGCCACCCCATAGACCCAGCCCTTGCCGGAGGGCGCGCCCACCGGGTCGGGCTCCTCGGGGACGTTCCACCGCAGGGAGCAGTCGAAGGTGCCACCGGAACGCTGGATCAGCCTTCTGCGCAGTCCGAAGACGAACAGCCCGATTCCCACCAGGGCCACCAGCGCCAGGACGCTCACGAGCACCGCGAGGTACATCTTCTCCGACCTCCTCGCCTTGTCCTCGTCCTTGACCGCAAACGTGTGTGCACCCGCATCGCCTCAGCCGCGGCCCGGTCTGGAGGGGTCCAGTCCGGGCCGCGGCTGAGGATGACGACAGTCGGCGGGGTACTCAGCGCACCGCCACCGCGTGCAGCCGGACCTCGGCACGGCGCTCGGCCGCCGCGTCCGACTCCGACCGCGCGCGCTCCAGCGCACGCTCGGCGCGCTGGGCATCGATCTCGTCCGCCAGTTCGGCGATCTCCGCCAGCAGCGACAGCTTGTTGTCGGCGAAGGAGATGAAACCGCCGTGCACGGCGGCGACGACCGTGCCGGCCCCCTCCGGGGAGGTGGTACGGATGGTCACCGGGCCCGACTCCAGCACACCGAGCAGCGGCTGGTGACCGGGCATGACACCGATGTCGCCGGACGCGGTGCGCGCGACGACCAGGGTGGCCTCGCCGGACCAGACCTGACGGTCGGCGGCGACCAGCTCGACATGCAGCTCAGCAGCCAAGGGAGGCTCCTCGGGTCACCACCCGGCACAGACGCCGGGTGTTGGGTCAAAGTCTAATGGGGCGCCGGTCGCCGAAGCGTCCGGACCCCGCCCCGGCCTGTCACGGCCGGGACCCCGGGGGCGGGCCCCCGGGACAGGGGCGTACCGAGGGGGCGGGACGGCACCCGCCCCCTCGGCCATGAGTCGGGGGACTCAGGAGACGCCCAGCTCCTTGGCGTTGTTCTTCAGGTCCTCAAGACCACCGCACATGAAGAAGGCCTGCTCGGGGAAGTGGTCGTACTCACCGTCGCAGATCGCGTTGAACGCGGCGATCGACTCGTCGAGCGGCACGTCCGAGCCGTCCACACCGGTGAACTGCTTCGCGGCGTGGGTGTTCTGGGACAGGAAGCGCTCGACACGACGGGCACGGTGGACAACGAGCTTGTCCTCCTCGCCCAGCTCGTCGATACCGAGGATCGCGATGATGTCCTGGAGATCCTTGTACTTCTGAAGGATGCCCTTGACGCGCATGGCGGCCTCGTAGTGGTCCGCCGCGATGTAGCGGGGGTCCAGGATCCGGGACGTGGAGTCCAGCGGGTCCACGGCCGGGTAGATGCCCTTCTCCGAGATCGGACGGGAGAGCACCGTCGTCGCGTCGAGGTGGGCGAAGGTGGTGGCCGGGGCCGGGTCGGTCAGGTCGTCCGCGGGGACGTAGATCGCCTGCATCGAGGTGATCGAGTGACCGCGGGTCGACGTGATGCGCTCCTGGAGCAGACCCATCTCGTCCGCCAGGTTCGGCTGGTAACCCACCGCGGACGGCATACGGCCGAGCAGGGTGGACACCTCGGAACCGGCCTGGGTGAACCGGAAGATGTTGTCGATGAAGAAGAGCACGTCCTGCTTCTGCACATCGCGGAAGTACTCCGCCATGGTCAGACCGGCCAGGGCGACGCGCAGACGGGTCCCCGGGGGCTCGTCCATCTGGCCGAAGACCAGCGCGGTCTTCTCCAGGACGCCCGACTCCTCCATCTCGTCGATGAGGTCGTTGCCCTCACGCGTACGCTCACCCACACCCGCGAAGACGGACACGCCTTCGTGGAGGTTGGCGACACGCATGATCATTTCCTGGATCAGCACGGTCTTGCCGACACCGGCACCACCGAACAGACCGATCTTTCCACCCTTGACGTACGGGGTGAGCAGGTCGACGACCTTCAGACCGGTCTCGAACATCTCGGTCTTCGACTCGAGCTGGTCGAACGCGGGAGCCTTGCGGTGGATCGCCCAGCGCTCGGTCTTCTCCTTGTTCGCCTCGGGGTGGTTCAGCACCTCGCCGAGGGTGTTGAACACCTTGCCCTTGGTGAAGTCGCCGACCGGGACGGTGATGCCCTCGCCCGTGTCGGTCACCGCGGCCTGGCGGACCAGACCGTCGGTGGGCTGCATCGAGATGGTGCGGACCAGACCCTCACCGAGGTGCTGGGCCACTTCGAGGGTCAGCGTCTTGGTGGCGCCGTCCTCGGCCGGGTCGGCCACATCGACGTGCAGCGCGTTGTAGATCTCCGGCATCGCGTCGACGGGGAATTCCACGTCGACGACCGGGCCGATGACCCGGGCGACGCGGCCCGTGGCCGTCACTCGGTTGTCGGTAGACGTCGTCATTACTTGTCACTCCCCGCGGTCGCGTCGGCCAGGGCGCTGGAGCCACCGACGATCTCGCTGATTTCCTGGGTGATTTCGGCCTGTCGGGCCGCGTTGGCAAGTCGGGAGAGCGAATTGATCAGGTCTCCCGCATTGTCGGTGGCCGACTTCATCGCCCGGCGGCGGGCCGCGTGCTCGGAAGCGGCGGCCTGCAGCAGGGCGTTGTAGACCCGGCTCTCGACATAGCGCGGCAGCAGGGCGTCGAGGACGTCCTCCGCCGACGGCTCGAAGTCGAACAGCGGCAGGATCTCTCCCTTGCCCGCGTTGTCCTCCGTCGCCTTCTCAAGGCTGAGCGGCAGCATCCGGTTGTCGACCGGCGTCTGCGTCATCATCGACACGAACTCCGTGAAGACGATGTGCAGCTCGTCGACACCGCCCTCCGAGGTGTCCTGGCGGACGGCCTCGATGAGCGGGGCGGCGACCTTCTTGGCGTCCGCGTAGACCGGGCTGTCGGTGAACCCGGTCCACGAGTCCGTGACCTTCAGCTCACGGAAGCCGTAGTAGGCGACACCCTTGCGGCCGACGATGTAGGTGTCGACCTCCTTGCCCTCGCCGCGGAGCCGCTTCGTGAGCTGGTCCGCCGCCTTGATGGCGTTGGAGGAGTAGCCGCCGGCCAGACCGCGGTCGCTCGTGATGAGCAGCACCGCGGCGCGGACCGGGTTCTCCGCCTCCGTGGTCAGAGGGTGCTTGGTGTTCGACCCGGTCGCCACCGCCGTGACCGCGCGTGTCAGCTCGGTCGCGTACGGCGTGGAGGCGGCCACCTTGCGCTGTGCCTTGACGATGCGCGAGGCGGCGATCATCTCCATCGCCTTGGTGATCTTCTTCGTCGCGCTGATGGACCGGATGCGACGCTTGTAGACCCGGAGCTGCGCTCCCATGAGTCAGGTCCCTTCCGTCATCACTTCGAGACGTTGACGGCGGCCGGGGCGTCCTCGCCGAGCAGCTTGCCGTCGTGCGTCTCGAACTGCTTCTTGAACGCGGCGATCGAGTCCGCGACCTTGGTCAGCGTGTCGTCCGACATCTTGGCGCCGTCCCGGATCGAGGCCATCAGACCGGCCTCGTCGCGGTGCAGGTACTCCAGCAGCTCACGCTCGAAGCGGCGGATGTCCTGGACCGGAACGTCG
The nucleotide sequence above comes from Streptomyces clavuligerus. Encoded proteins:
- a CDS encoding alkaline phosphatase family protein; the encoded protein is MIAQRARMVVICVDGGLPSLIRQHDFFNLAQRLPSLAGTAVQELRSIYPSSTAPSHASFLTGAYPRDHGIVGNRFWETEAPEEIRRRADDPLAAFHPYEKSSLTAPDLLDWLAEQGASMAAVHFPHTFSRSAELSIPSCYCLYAPAREAVVTLEYEGSAEARARVELSYFGHPLALRVRVGGEGVTVLAGDDGEPTVLRGSEPVRLDVRMPWGSLSAAVSVRHLDRREIGLSLGTAVITLGFGGLDPARYRGGTGPASLSVEYSANPDHDFHESPRAEWVERAALDILADHDPDVLFVRFNQADHAQEFLYWHAVRSNPEARETAWKQILDVYTRIDACVGRLAEAVGDRAEFVLFSDHGIDWVESHLRPNRLLQELGLADRMVFQGDSNCAYLYTAEPLTTAEERTLREGLRRFHPSVAVLTTEDQTRLNLPVGSPRVGRLTVTCGRHTEFQYGPGKLQEEVTSASHGYLPGDPAMNGFYRAFGTVAAHRPPPSVITGAATVIRDVWRRLTVPGAST
- a CDS encoding ABC transporter ATP-binding protein gives rise to the protein MSADQRYAYEVEDLHKRYGDSTEPANAGLSFRIEEGEFFGLLGSNGAGKTTLIKQMIGLVRPDRGSIRLFGHDVFAHSRYTTTHVGYMPQTAFALNSLTVREAVYFSAHLRGMSIRAAKRERDTLLEALGLTALARKVVRQLSGGERRLLQLAVTLTGAPPVLILDEPTNELDPSRRRQVWDLLRDLHQRDGRTVILITHNAIEAEQVIERVGIMREGELVALGAPAELKSSLRSRVRLTITLGEGDVLPDYLRIQSEHRGRVVALVDSADLPRLTKDVDLTRFPEFTIHTATLEDVYVTYA
- a CDS encoding ABC transporter permease yields the protein MSPTREGISGLSFPRQVWNLFRIQLTNWRWSWPQMVLTGMLAPMVSLAALGLFARESGPEASEFVLTGSVTMAILFETQNKIASNFAFMRSTGAFEYYASMPVRREALILATLGAFSLLSLPAVAVTLLLGSALLDVPLGFSPFAPFCLLLALLPSAGLGALIGSRCTTIEQASSLSLATTLLMMTLGPVAVPPDLLPDILVTIGHANPAVYASSTLRQSITSPSGLDVLPSLGALCVFALAAWLLTTLGMHWRARYSRVS
- a CDS encoding acyl carrier protein yields the protein MTEKEFIDVLAPLMEEIIGTTINETQLDITFGDLDVDSLNQIEIITRIEDAFDCEIDDSTLRTIRTPRGVMEYIAGVSATR
- a CDS encoding phosphatase PAP2 family protein, whose product is MSTSHSLWRSGNVRWLGWWTAAHLGALMLIVGLAQDKELTRSLCAWGSDTSRSGAVDFITSWGNPLPVTLLAVVSACVALLRREVMAATTLLAVPYAAALSCSLLKELVERQRPGLACSAAAEGFSFPSGHAVSTTTGFILVALFLSRFLRAPAAHLVLVLAVVCSELVALSRVLLGVHYSVDVLAGQLLGGLWLLLGIVLLGQRRKLRTPEKLRADKSRSAA
- a CDS encoding NUDIX hydrolase, with the translated sequence MRRKGTAPAEDHPLEPYLLGATCVAFNEVGEVLIACRRDPPRWELPGGFVDPGERFPEAAVREALEETGVTVEVHGLVGLYQHPSRRVLAGLFVATAISGTPGETEESSDARWVDVDTALRTLHPLYRPRLEDVLAARYTVPLRVHEGADTVMRLPVLPNAGRPEAEDRR
- a CDS encoding class I SAM-dependent methyltransferase, which translates into the protein MPFDHNDHYHRLLLRRIPENCRRALDVGCGTGSFARELAGRGVEVDALDPAEAAIETARSLSLRSAHARQIRWQQADITDTALSPGTYDYIACLASIHHVPFGTVEKLREALSPGGVLVILGCYRESTFSDRLLSLAAVPANALCRAVTWIRESFGWKQDISRPSVTTRPLMTLPEISRSARGLLPDSTIRRLLLWRYLLVYRKPLQEGVSW
- a CDS encoding DUF2550 domain-containing protein, which translates into the protein MYLAVLVSVLALVALVGIGLFVFGLRRRLIQRSGGTFDCSLRWNVPEEPDPVGAPSGKGWVYGVARYSGDRIMWFRVFSYAPRPRRVLERSAIEVIGRRTPEGEEELALLSDAVVLGCLHQGVRLELAMSEDALTGFLAWLEAAPPGQRVNVA
- a CDS encoding F0F1 ATP synthase subunit epsilon — protein: MAAELHVELVAADRQVWSGEATLVVARTASGDIGVMPGHQPLLGVLESGPVTIRTTSPEGAGTVVAAVHGGFISFADNKLSLLAEIAELADEIDAQRAERALERARSESDAAAERRAEVRLHAVAVR
- the atpD gene encoding F0F1 ATP synthase subunit beta, which produces MTTSTDNRVTATGRVARVIGPVVDVEFPVDAMPEIYNALHVDVADPAEDGATKTLTLEVAQHLGEGLVRTISMQPTDGLVRQAAVTDTGEGITVPVGDFTKGKVFNTLGEVLNHPEANKEKTERWAIHRKAPAFDQLESKTEMFETGLKVVDLLTPYVKGGKIGLFGGAGVGKTVLIQEMIMRVANLHEGVSVFAGVGERTREGNDLIDEMEESGVLEKTALVFGQMDEPPGTRLRVALAGLTMAEYFRDVQKQDVLFFIDNIFRFTQAGSEVSTLLGRMPSAVGYQPNLADEMGLLQERITSTRGHSITSMQAIYVPADDLTDPAPATTFAHLDATTVLSRPISEKGIYPAVDPLDSTSRILDPRYIAADHYEAAMRVKGILQKYKDLQDIIAILGIDELGEEDKLVVHRARRVERFLSQNTHAAKQFTGVDGSDVPLDESIAAFNAICDGEYDHFPEQAFFMCGGLEDLKNNAKELGVS
- a CDS encoding F0F1 ATP synthase subunit gamma; the encoded protein is MGAQLRVYKRRIRSISATKKITKAMEMIAASRIVKAQRKVAASTPYATELTRAVTAVATGSNTKHPLTTEAENPVRAAVLLITSDRGLAGGYSSNAIKAADQLTKRLRGEGKEVDTYIVGRKGVAYYGFRELKVTDSWTGFTDSPVYADAKKVAAPLIEAVRQDTSEGGVDELHIVFTEFVSMMTQTPVDNRMLPLSLEKATEDNAGKGEILPLFDFEPSAEDVLDALLPRYVESRVYNALLQAAASEHAARRRAMKSATDNAGDLINSLSRLANAARQAEITQEISEIVGGSSALADATAGSDK